One Phragmites australis chromosome 23, lpPhrAust1.1, whole genome shotgun sequence DNA window includes the following coding sequences:
- the LOC133905996 gene encoding uncharacterized protein LOC133905996: MDRREAWKETVRELCFGNDSSDEEDNLFLATVSALHESEASQRGPWGGSVPGRRRIERNRLEGHHRLFNDYFADHPVYPDYIFRRRFRMKRDLYLKIVQAVADHDPWFQQRRNAAGELGLSPLQKVTAAFRMLAYDAPADSLDECLRLGEATIIESMRRFVRAVVGVFGDQYLRAPNEEDTARLIATNERRGFPGMLGSIDCMHWRWKNCPTAWAGSYTGHVNSPTIILEAVASQDLWIWHAFFGMPGSLNDINVLHRSHLLDNLAAGVGPQVHYSVNVGRKRQHFIVQQAALRKDVERAFGVLQSRFPIVRGATRLWDEETLHNIMTACIVMHNMIIEDERPDGDVEHVYEGAGVPVEPSHTPSATLQAFAQRYGMITSRQGHHQLREDLVEHLWQFHGVE; encoded by the exons ATGGATCGTCGTGAAGCTTGGAAGGAGACCGTGAGGGAGTTGTGTTTCGGAAATGACTCTTCCGATGAGGAAGATAATTTGTTCCTTGCCACTGTGAGCGCCTTGCATGAGTCGGAGGCATCACAGCGGGGACCTTGGGGTGGTTCAGTGCCAGGCCGTCGGCGTATCGAGCGGAATCGCCTGGAGGGTCATCATAGGTTGTTTAATGACTACTTCGCCGATCACCCGGTGTACCCAGATTACATCTTCCGTCGCAG GTTTAGGATGAAACGTGACCTGTACCTCAAGATTGTTCAGGCAGTTGCGGACCACGATCCGTGGTTCCAGCAGCGGAGGAATGCTGCAGGAGAGCTCGGCCTGTCGCCGTTGCAAAAAGTAACAGCGGCGTTTCGCATGCTCGCGTACGATGCTCCCGCCGATTCTCTCGATGAGTGCCTCCGGCTAGGGGAGGCCACTATCATTGAGAGTATGAGGCGGTTTGTGCGAGCCGTCGTCGGGGTGTTTGGCGACCAGTACCTCCGCGCTCCGAACGAGGAGGACACCGCACGCTTGATTGCTACAAACGAGCGAAgagggttccccgggatgctCGGAAGCATCGATTGTATGCactggaggtggaagaactgtcccACAGCGTGGGCCGGTTCCTACACGGGACATGTGAACTCTCCGACGATCATCCTAGAGGCAGTGGCGTCGCAGGACttatggatttggcatgctttcTTCGGCATGCCTGGTTCGCTAAACGACATCAACGTTCTGCACCGCTCCCATCTCCTCGACAATCTTGCCGCTGGCGTGGGTCCCCAGGTACATTACTCCGTTAACG TTGGGAGGAAGCGGCAGCACTTCATCGTTCAGCAGGCGGCGTTACGGAAGGATGTCGAAAGGGCCTTCGGGGTCCTGCAATCTCGGTTTCCCATAGTCAGGGGAGCAACGAGGCTATGGGACGAGGAAACACTTCACAACATCATGACCGCCTGCATTGTCATGCATAACATGATAATCGAGGATGAGAGACCTGATGGGGACGTCGAGCACGTGTACGAGGGTGCCGGTGTTCCAGTGGAGCCATCACACACCCCATCCGCGACACTTCAAGCATTTGCCCAAAGGTATGGGATGATAACTAGCAGGCAGGGGCATCACCAGCTCCGTGAGGATCTTGTCGAGCATCTGTGGCAGTTCCACGGAGTCGAGTAA